Genomic DNA from Nonomuraea rubra:
TCGCGATCCTGTTCACCGGCCGATACCCGCGCGCGCTGTTCGACTTCAACCTGGGCGTGCTGCGCTGGACCTGGCGGGTCGCCTACTACACCTACGGCGCCCTGGGCACCGACCGCTACCCGCCCTTCACGCTCGGCGCGGCCCCGGACTACCCGGCCACCTTGGAGATCGACTACCCGGAACGACTCTCCCGCGGCCTCGTCCTGGTCAAATGGTGGCTGCTGGCCATCCCCCACTACCTCATCGTGGGCCTGTTCACCAGCGGCAGCATCATCTCCTGGAACAACAGCCTGCCGGACGGCGGCGGCGTCCTCTACACCCTCGACTGGGGCGGTCTCATCGGCCTGCTGGTCCTCATCGCCGCGCTGTCGCTGCTGTTCACCGGCCGCTACCCGCACGGCGTGTACGACCTCGTGCTCGGGATGAACCGGTGGGCGTTCAGAGTCGCGGCGTACGCCACGCTCATGACCGACGCCTACCCGCCGTTCCGTCTCGAACAGGGCGGCCATGAGCTGCCGCGGCTTGAACCGCCGCCCGCCTCGGCGCACACCCCGGCGCGGCACGGCGCCACCTCCATCGTGGCTCTCGCCACCGGCGCCGTCCTCGCCTTCGCCGGGCTCGCCACCGCGGCCACCGGCACCGGCGCCGCCCTGCTCGGCCAGGCTCGCGACGCCGACGGTTTCATCAGCACCGGCCCTCAGCGGGTGGCCACCTCCACCTACGCCCTCACCAGCGAGCAGATCACCATCGCCGGGCAGGGCGTGTCCTTCCTGCGCGACGGCGTGGGCCGCGTCCGCATCAGCGCATCCGGCACCCGCACCCCGCTCTTCCTCGGCATCGCCCGCCAGGACGACGTCACCGCCTATCTGAGCAACGTCACCCACGAACGGGTCACCCCGGAAGGCATCGGTGGCGCCTACGACCGGTATCCGGGGGCGGCCACACCGGCTCCGCCCTCGTCCCAGACCTTCTGGGCGGCCACCGGCACCAGTACCTTGACCTGGGACGTCCAGCCCGGTAAGTGGACCGTCGTCGTCATGAACGCCAACGGCACCCCGGCTGTGGCAGCCGACCTGCGGGTGGCCGCCACCCTTCCCTGGCTGGGAGGGCTGACGGCCGGGCTCTTCATCGCCACGGCGGTCCTGCTGCTCGCCGGCACAGCGCTCATCCTGGTCGGCATCCGCCTGGCCACCGTCCCGACGTCAGCACCCGCACACGCCACGCCGACGCGTTGACGCGACCCCACCATGGCAAGGGCCGACCTCCGCGATCTCTCCAACGAGGTTCCGCATGAAAGCACTGGTCGGGCGCTTGGGAGGAGACTCCCGAGCC
This window encodes:
- a CDS encoding DUF4389 domain-containing protein, whose protein sequence is MKWFLAIPHYVVLSLLWIAFGVLTVVAFFAILFTGRYPRALFDFNLGVLRWTWRVAYYTYGALGTDRYPPFTLGAAPDYPATLEIDYPERLSRGLVLVKWWLLAIPHYLIVGLFTSGSIISWNNSLPDGGGVLYTLDWGGLIGLLVLIAALSLLFTGRYPHGVYDLVLGMNRWAFRVAAYATLMTDAYPPFRLEQGGHELPRLEPPPASAHTPARHGATSIVALATGAVLAFAGLATAATGTGAALLGQARDADGFISTGPQRVATSTYALTSEQITIAGQGVSFLRDGVGRVRISASGTRTPLFLGIARQDDVTAYLSNVTHERVTPEGIGGAYDRYPGAATPAPPSSQTFWAATGTSTLTWDVQPGKWTVVVMNANGTPAVAADLRVAATLPWLGGLTAGLFIATAVLLLAGTALILVGIRLATVPTSAPAHATPTR